The Lysobacter gummosus genome includes a region encoding these proteins:
- the queE gene encoding 7-carboxy-7-deazaguanine synthase QueE has protein sequence MNAVVTQTAEAPSERLRLTEIFLSLQGESNSIGWPTVFVRLTGCPLRCQYCDTAYAFHGGEWWEFDAILAEVAKHGARHVCVTGGEPLAQKRCIQLLQKLCDAGYEVSLETSGAIDIGPVDPRVSRVLDIKTPDSLEAHRNLWSNLPLLTAHDQIKFVICSREDYEWSKAIVAEHGLTAICDVLFSPSFTQIKPSDLADWIVADRLPVRFQLQLHKILWNDEPGR, from the coding sequence TGAACGCCGTTGTCACCCAGACGGCCGAGGCGCCGTCCGAGCGCCTGCGGCTGACCGAAATCTTCCTGTCGCTGCAGGGCGAGTCCAACAGCATCGGCTGGCCGACCGTGTTCGTGCGCCTGACTGGCTGCCCGCTGCGCTGCCAGTACTGCGACACCGCGTACGCCTTCCACGGCGGCGAATGGTGGGAGTTCGACGCGATCCTGGCCGAGGTCGCCAAGCACGGCGCCCGCCACGTCTGCGTGACCGGCGGCGAGCCGCTGGCGCAAAAGCGCTGCATCCAATTGCTGCAGAAGCTGTGCGACGCCGGCTATGAGGTTTCGCTGGAGACCTCCGGCGCGATCGACATCGGCCCGGTCGACCCGCGCGTCTCGCGGGTGCTGGACATCAAGACCCCCGATTCGCTGGAAGCCCACCGCAACCTGTGGAGCAACCTGCCGCTGCTGACCGCGCACGACCAGATCAAGTTCGTGATCTGCAGCCGCGAAGACTACGAGTGGTCGAAGGCCATCGTCGCCGAGCACGGCCTGACCGCGATCTGCGACGTCCTGTTCTCGCCGAGCTTCACCCAGATCAAACCCAGCGACCTGGCCGACTGGATCGTCGCCGATCGCCTGCCGGTACGGTTCCAGCTGCAGCTGCACAAGATTCTTTGGAACGACGAGCCGGGTAGGTGA
- the chrA gene encoding chromate efflux transporter, whose amino-acid sequence MSDIAPKDALSPGSASEVFRVFLGLGLTSFGGPIAHLAYFRQEFVTRRGWLDDARFAQLLSVCQFLPGPASSQMGFAIGLFRGGWLGALAAFIAFTLPSALLMVGFAALAPQLGHGVGAAAVHGLKLVAVVVVAHGLLGMVRQLAPDATRALIAAGAAALIVATGSAWMQLIAIALGGMLGTLVCRRAAAGAVAAFPIRYGSRGGIVFLGVFLLGLCGALMWPSASEPTTAGLAAAFYRAGALVFGGGHVVLPLLQESVVKSGWMGADSFLSGYGAAQAMPGPMFSLAAFLGAEVPLNSSPLVGAAVALLAVFIPGFLLLLAVLPIWGRLVQRPWAANAMAGVNAAVVGLLIAAFYDPVLTEGVRGLTDIAVAVIGFSLLAAVRVSALWVVLWCVAASIAANLAGWS is encoded by the coding sequence TTGTCCGATATAGCCCCCAAAGACGCGCTAAGTCCGGGCTCGGCAAGCGAAGTGTTCCGGGTGTTCCTGGGGCTGGGCCTGACCTCGTTCGGCGGCCCGATCGCTCATCTGGCCTACTTTCGCCAGGAGTTCGTGACGCGGCGAGGGTGGCTGGACGATGCCCGCTTCGCGCAGTTGTTGTCGGTGTGTCAGTTTCTGCCGGGGCCGGCCAGTAGCCAGATGGGGTTTGCGATTGGGTTGTTCCGTGGCGGCTGGCTCGGCGCGCTTGCGGCCTTCATCGCGTTCACGCTGCCATCGGCGCTGTTGATGGTCGGCTTCGCCGCGCTGGCGCCGCAGCTCGGGCACGGTGTTGGCGCGGCGGCGGTGCATGGTCTGAAGTTGGTTGCCGTGGTCGTGGTCGCGCACGGTCTGTTGGGCATGGTGCGGCAATTGGCGCCGGATGCGACGCGTGCTCTGATCGCCGCCGGTGCGGCGGCCCTGATCGTGGCGACCGGCAGCGCGTGGATGCAGCTCATCGCGATTGCGCTCGGAGGGATGCTGGGGACCTTGGTGTGCAGGCGTGCGGCCGCAGGTGCTGTCGCTGCTTTCCCCATACGCTACGGCAGTCGCGGCGGAATAGTGTTTCTGGGCGTTTTCCTGCTTGGCTTATGTGGTGCGTTGATGTGGCCGTCTGCGAGTGAGCCCACGACCGCGGGGCTGGCCGCCGCGTTCTACCGGGCCGGGGCGCTGGTGTTCGGGGGCGGTCATGTCGTGTTGCCGCTGTTGCAGGAATCGGTGGTGAAGAGCGGTTGGATGGGGGCTGACAGTTTCTTGTCCGGTTACGGCGCTGCGCAGGCGATGCCCGGGCCGATGTTCTCCTTGGCTGCGTTTCTCGGTGCGGAGGTGCCGTTGAATTCTTCGCCTCTGGTGGGTGCGGCCGTTGCGTTGCTGGCGGTGTTCATCCCCGGCTTCTTGTTGTTGCTGGCGGTGCTGCCGATCTGGGGGCGTCTGGTGCAGCGACCCTGGGCTGCCAACGCGATGGCCGGCGTTAACGCCGCCGTCGTCGGATTGCTGATAGCGGCGTTCTACGATCCGGTCCTGACCGAGGGTGTGCGCGGCTTGACTGATATCGCCGTCGCTGTGATCGGGTTTTCGCTGTTGGCGGCCGTTAGAGTCTCGGCGCTGTGGGTCGTGCTGTGGTGCGTGGCCGCGTCCATAGCGGCGAACCTGGCCGGATGGTCGTAA
- a CDS encoding retron St85 family effector protein, producing the protein MSDPRGDFVARIDLSKTRVRAFEGFIFLCGGENASDPRPIKSIRHMIYHELTSSRHSQMASRLKLAEEIQNWFHDGYYRDLVTLEEHLAGLSAVIVLVVESEGAIAELGAFAVSPAILDRLLVLIAEIHYETTSFIRLGPIRRLENNSEKSVLVYDWHDRSVIGRSTINFDKFEGEVGGVVDAIRNFTGPGQSERIFRPVEPAHVMFLICELCDLFGALNTTEISIYLKGLGLEVESDQLKQYLFLLEKLDLLRIKANGHGRYYYPPEWVSRISFGYTPGDHIDKERLRVNVTEYYDKSLKSRSDVVRKIRRAS; encoded by the coding sequence ATGTCTGATCCACGTGGGGACTTCGTCGCAAGAATCGATCTATCCAAAACGCGTGTGCGCGCGTTTGAGGGTTTCATTTTTTTGTGCGGTGGAGAGAATGCGAGTGATCCAAGGCCGATCAAGTCGATTCGCCACATGATTTATCACGAGCTAACTTCAAGCAGGCATAGCCAGATGGCAAGCCGATTGAAATTGGCCGAAGAAATCCAAAACTGGTTTCACGACGGCTACTACCGGGATCTGGTCACGCTGGAAGAACACCTCGCAGGACTGTCTGCGGTGATAGTTCTAGTAGTAGAAAGCGAGGGCGCCATAGCTGAGTTAGGTGCCTTCGCAGTCAGTCCAGCGATTCTCGACCGTCTTCTGGTCCTTATCGCTGAAATTCATTACGAGACTACATCTTTCATCCGATTGGGGCCGATACGGCGGCTAGAGAACAACAGCGAAAAATCAGTCTTGGTTTATGACTGGCATGATCGATCGGTGATCGGAAGAAGTACGATCAACTTTGATAAGTTTGAAGGTGAAGTTGGAGGTGTCGTTGACGCTATCCGTAATTTTACCGGGCCAGGACAATCGGAGCGCATATTCCGTCCAGTAGAGCCGGCTCATGTGATGTTTCTGATTTGCGAGCTCTGCGATCTTTTCGGGGCGTTGAACACTACGGAAATATCCATTTACTTGAAAGGCCTTGGCCTCGAAGTAGAATCGGACCAACTTAAGCAATATCTATTTCTCCTAGAGAAGCTTGATCTACTTCGGATCAAGGCAAATGGGCATGGTCGGTATTATTACCCGCCGGAATGGGTGTCGAGAATCTCATTTGGGTATACCCCTGGGGATCATATCGACAAGGAGCGCCTCCGCGTCAATGTCACGGAGTACTACGACAAATCCCTGAAGAGTCGGTCGGACGTCGTTCGAAAAATTAGGCGAGCCTCATGA
- a CDS encoding retron St85 family RNA-directed DNA polymerase, translating to MIGLVSQVAEKVGISSQACRRIASSAYLRYKKFVIPKSNGRDFRFVAQPAKEVKAIQRALVEILGAYLPVHDSATAYRIGLSICDNARRHASAKFITKLDFSDFFPSIDAPALSAHLRAHIANISDAEVMFIMNACLWRPEGRQVLCIGAPSSPMLSNSVMFEFDTLISGLASQADVVYTRYSDDITVSSREPDKLRGIEIAIRKACATMSHPKLEINEKKRVAVGRGNAMRVTGLTLTNAADVSVGRLRKRGVRAGINRYVNGDLDDDQVERLKGELAFVLSVEPNFAEALLRSYGAMSLSKILPRKVLP from the coding sequence ATGATTGGGTTAGTCAGTCAAGTCGCTGAGAAAGTAGGTATTTCCTCGCAGGCTTGTCGGCGCATAGCCAGTAGCGCATATCTGCGCTACAAAAAATTCGTTATCCCAAAAAGTAACGGGCGAGATTTCAGGTTCGTGGCGCAGCCCGCGAAAGAGGTTAAGGCGATTCAGCGAGCCTTGGTGGAAATTCTTGGGGCCTATCTGCCAGTCCATGATTCCGCAACAGCCTATCGCATCGGGTTATCGATTTGCGATAATGCGCGTAGGCATGCGTCAGCAAAATTTATAACAAAGCTGGATTTTTCGGATTTCTTTCCATCAATTGACGCTCCAGCTTTATCCGCTCATCTTCGCGCTCACATTGCGAATATTTCGGATGCGGAAGTTATGTTTATTATGAACGCCTGTTTGTGGCGGCCTGAAGGGCGTCAAGTGCTCTGTATTGGTGCGCCAAGTTCACCAATGCTGTCGAATTCAGTGATGTTTGAATTTGATACTTTAATTTCTGGGCTGGCTAGTCAAGCCGACGTGGTTTATACGCGATACTCGGACGATATAACGGTTTCGTCTCGCGAACCCGATAAGCTTCGAGGAATTGAGATTGCAATCCGAAAAGCATGCGCAACTATGAGCCATCCAAAGCTTGAGATAAATGAAAAGAAGCGGGTGGCTGTTGGTCGTGGAAATGCGATGCGGGTGACTGGTCTGACGCTAACCAATGCTGCTGACGTTTCAGTCGGGCGACTAAGGAAGCGAGGAGTTCGCGCTGGCATTAATCGATATGTCAACGGGGATCTGGACGATGATCAGGTTGAGCGACTGAAAGGTGAGCTGGCCTTCGTGCTAAGCGTTGAACCCAACTTTGCAGAGGCTTTGTTGCGATCCTACGGCGCCATGTCGCTTAGTAAAATCTTGCCTCGCAAAGTACTTCCCTGA
- the queC gene encoding 7-cyano-7-deazaguanine synthase QueC produces MKNAVVLVSGGMDSAVVIAIAREQGFAVHALSVRYGQRHTSELDAAARVAVSLGAVAHKTVSVDLRSIGGSALTDETISVPLDNDGHAIGAAAAKDDIPVTYVPARNTIMLSIALGWAEVLGANDIFCGVNAVDYSGYPDCRPEFVEAFERLANLATKAGVEGAGLRVQAPLQFMSKADIVREGLRLGVDFSQTVSCYQADDAGRACGHCDACRLRAEGFNAAGVADPTHYV; encoded by the coding sequence ATGAAAAACGCCGTCGTTCTAGTCTCCGGAGGCATGGACTCCGCCGTCGTCATCGCCATCGCGCGCGAGCAGGGCTTTGCCGTGCACGCCTTGAGCGTGCGCTACGGCCAGCGCCACACCTCCGAACTCGACGCCGCCGCGCGCGTCGCCGTGTCCCTGGGCGCGGTCGCGCACAAGACCGTCAGCGTGGACCTGCGCAGCATCGGCGGCTCGGCCCTGACGGATGAGACCATCTCGGTCCCGCTGGACAACGACGGCCACGCCATCGGCGCCGCCGCGGCCAAGGACGACATCCCCGTCACCTACGTCCCGGCGCGCAACACCATCATGCTGTCCATCGCCCTGGGCTGGGCCGAAGTGCTCGGCGCCAATGACATCTTCTGCGGTGTCAACGCCGTGGACTACTCCGGCTACCCCGACTGCCGCCCCGAATTCGTGGAAGCCTTCGAGCGCCTGGCCAACCTGGCGACCAAGGCCGGCGTAGAAGGCGCCGGGCTGCGCGTCCAGGCCCCGCTGCAGTTCATGAGCAAGGCCGACATCGTCCGCGAAGGCCTGCGCCTGGGCGTGGATTTCAGCCAGACCGTCTCGTGCTACCAGGCCGACGATGCCGGCCGCGCCTGCGGCCACTGCGACGCCTGCCGCCTGCGCGCGGAGGGCTTCAACGCCGCCGGCGTGGCCGATCCCACGCACTACGTCTGA